The DNA window AGCAGGTACGGCACGCCACCGATGTGGTCTTCGTGGCCGTGGGTCAGCACCACGGCCACGATGTCGTCCAGCCGGTCCCGGATTGAGGTGAAGTCGGGAAGGATGACGTCGACCCCGGGCTGGTGCTCCTCGGGGAACAGCACGCCGCAGTCGACGATGAGCAACTTGCCAGCGTGCTCGAAAACGGTCATGTTGCGGCCGATTTCGCCCAGGCCGCCCAGGGCGGTGACCCTCAGCCCTCCTGCGGGCAGGGGCGGGGCGGCTTGAAGTTCGGGATGGGGATGACTCATACCTTGACGTTACCGGAAGGTCTACCGAGTGATCCTTTGCCGGTTCCACCGAAGCCGGCAGACGGCTCCGAGACGATCCTCACCGCAGGGCGCGCGACCCGTACCGAGGCCGGGAAGATCATCTTCGAGGACAGTGGCCCACGCGGCGCCTGGGCACACACGTGCACCCTGAGAAGCCGTTGTCTTTCCGATAGTGACGGGTGCGTTTCCGCTGGTCAGGCAAAGTGACGGCGCCTCGGTGGCAGAGGCGGGGTGTCGTGTCGTCTCTTCGGTGGAGGTGCCGGATACCGTCGGTGATGGGGCTGCTTGAGGAGCGCGAGCGTGCTGCTCGGCAGCGGGTGGTGGTTGCCGCCGTTGACCCGCATCCTTCCACCGTCATGACATCCAGATACGTCTGGGGAACGATGCCGGCGTACGCCGCCTGCCATCCTCGGACTCGGATCGTCGAAACGGCCTCGATGTCGGCCGCATCCATCTGCAAACCCGGACCCGGTCTGAGCGGTGGACACTCCACCGAGGCCGGTGGTGATCCCGCTTGCCGGTCCCGGACACGCGGGACGGCTCCGGGAGCCGGGGCGTTGTCTGGTTGGGGCGGACGGAGAGCGCCGTGTGGCCGCCATTGTCGTCACCAGTGGCTTGTCCGGCGCCTCGACGTGACCTTTTCGCGCGTATGACTAGTGCAGACAAGTCAACATTTTGCGCAGGGCACGGTCTGACTGGGAGCCCACGTGACGGGCTGGGCTCTGGCAGTGGGGGCGGGGGAAGTCATGGCGCGCTCCTGGGTATGCGGACTCCTCTATTCCATTGTGTGTTCGATTTTCTGTGCGAGCAGCTCCCCGCCGGGCGGGGCGCGGCTGTGACTGGTCGAGATAGATGTCACCTGGTCCCGACGTCTGTCACCGCACGCTTGTCGCCCCTCCCCGAGAAAGAGGATCTGCCGTGACTGTCCGGTGCCACCCAAAGTTGATCAGATGCCATCAGACTCTGAGGGATAGGGAAAGCAGACATCGACACCGTACGGGCCGTCCTGCAGCGCTCCCCAGAGGTTGAGAAGATCGGCCGCGGGCTGGCCACGTGGGGTCTGGTGGCGGGCGCGGAGCGTCAAACGGCCCCTGCGGGCCGGCGACATCTCCAACAGGCCGAGCTTGACCCGCGCACTTATGTGGGAGGGCGCCCGGTTCACCGCCGCATGGGGGTCCCGGGACGTCCTCGATATCACGGTGGTGTGTTTAACCGCTCTGTTCTGGTGAGCTGAAACAACCAGCCTGGCCCTGCTGGCCAGGGCCAGAGGACTATCACCGCTGATAGCGGCCTGGCTCTACCCGCAGGGCCGGACCTGGGAGACTAGGATCATGACCGACCGTCGACCACTCTCGCTGCCCACCTTTTCCGAGCCCGCTTCCGACGCTCCCGTACCCGCCCAGGCGGGTGGGCGCCGGCTGCTGCCGGTCGAGCAGGGCGCCGACTTCCGCCAGCCGCCCGGCGAGACCGAGCCCGCACCCGCCCCGGCCCGACGTCCGTTCGCCCCCGGCGGCCTCACCTTCTCGGACCCGGACCGCCATATCTGAGCGCTACCACTACGGGTTGCGCCACGTCCAGGCCCAGCTCACCATAGCCCCACCGCTCGGTGTACCAGCGCCTCCACCTGGACAGTGGTCGTAGCCGGCCCGGCTCCCGCCTCGGATACCGTGTTCCTCTACGGGGTGCCATAACGGATGTGACGCCCCCCACCGGAGGTAGTCAGCGTATGAGTTCAAAGCGCAGCAAGAATCCAGCCCTGCCCGTACTTGACGACGCATACCGACTCGAGTCGGTCAAGGACGCCGAAGAGTCCACCCGTGACTTGGCCGCGCGGCTGGCCACCACCGAGCTGCGCCGCGTGTCCCACCCGGGCCGGGTCACCTGGGAGCCCACCGATCAGGCCGAGCCCGTACCGGTCCCGCCGACTGTGGTCGACGGTGACGGGGACCTGTGGCTGCGGGACCGGGGCACTGGCACCTGGACCATGCCCGAGTTCAACCCGAAGGAGTTCCCGGACCGCTGTGGCGAGGTTCTGACGTGGAACCAGCTTGCCCGCGAGTTCGGCCCGCTGACCGCACTGGCCGACGACCGCCGCATCGGCGGCGGCCGGCGTCGCTGACCGCGCAGCCTTCTGGGATGACCGCGCCCCTGAAGCGCCCGTTACGGGTAGCTGGGAGCTCCAGCTCACCGCCGAGCTCGACGATGGCGGCGAGCAGATTCATGCAGGTTTTCACCTGGTCGGCAATGTGGCAGACGAGAACAGGCCGGGCCCGCTCCGTTCGGATTTGGCCCGGCCGTTCATTCCGAGTGCCGCCAGGTCCGGCCTGTTCCCCCTCAGCATGACCATGTCTCCGGTGCCATCGATGCCCGAGAACATGCAGTAGTAGCCGTCAGGGCATCGGTCGTACCCGTCAGCCGCGTGGGCGGGGGAGACCGGCGCCATGCTCAGGGCTGCCACTGTGCCAACAGCCCGGCAAGGATCCGCTTGAAGTGGTTCACACCCTGCCCAACGATCACTACCGCTCCAGGTCAGCGCCTGGACCGGCCATGGCATGAACTTCCCGGTCACACCCGCATACGCTCCCTAGACCCTGGCAGCACAAGCCGCGCTCTCAGGTGGCTTCGTAGGGGAGAACGGAGAGCGTTTGTCGGCGGGTGCGGAGAGCAGCCGGCGGCTCGGTGGCGTCGACATATCGCCGAGTTCCGAAACCACCCACGCGGAGTGTCGAGCTGGGGATCTGGAATTCGTGGGGCGCCGGCCCGGTGGACTGTCTGTCGTACCCCGGTCCTAGAGTCCGGCGTATGACCCGTCGCACCTCCGCCCGCCCGGTACGGCCTTGGGGATCATCGAACAGCCGTTGGTGCTGAGATTGATCACGGCGCCCAGCATGTCTTCCCGCCACAGGGCTGACCGAGGTGCCCTGTCGATCAGGGCCCGGCTCCGGCAGGGTGGGAGCGTCCGCGAGTGATCAACGGGAGGGGGCACGGCATGACGTACGTGCCACGGCATCCATTGTTATCTGAGCGGGCCGGTCGAAGGCGAGTGGTGACTCCTTTGGGCTGGCACGGCACCGACCTGGGTGGGCGCGAGAGGATCAGCACCGCATTTCACTGAGTTCCCGGATTCGACCGGGGCATCACGAGGGGAGAGGCGATCATGGGGGAACTGGACGGCAGGACTGCCCTGGTGACGGGCGGCTCGCGTGGGATCGGGCGCGCGATCGCCCTGCGGCTCGCCGCCGAGGGTGCGTTGGTCGCGGTCCACTACGGCGGCAACGGTGCGGCCGCCGAGGAGACCGTGGCGCGGATCGCCGAAGCCGGCGGCCGGGCGTTCGCAGTGCAGGCTCGGTTCGGCGAGAGCGGTGCGGTGGACCGGCTGTTCAAGAAGCTCATCGCCGGGCTGGCGGACCACGGCGCGGACGGCCTGGACATCCTGGTCAACAACGCGGGCATCCACTCGGTCAGTCCGATCGGGCAGCTCACCGAGGAGGAGTTCGAGCGGCTGCTGGCGATCAACGTGAGCACGCCGATCTTCGTGGTCCAGCGGGCGCTGCCGCTGCTGCGCGATGGCGGACGGATCGTCAACATGGGCTCGGCGGCCACCCGGATCGCGGAACCCGGCCAGATCGGTTACACCGTCACCAAGGCGGCCCTGGCGGCTCTCGGCCCGTCGCTTGCCAACGAGCTGGGCCGGCGTGGGATCACCGTGAACACGGTCGAACCCGGGGTGGTGCTGACCGACATGATCGCCCCCTACGCCGCGGTTCCCGAGGCGGTGGCCGCGCTTGAGTCGATCACCGCGCTCGGACGGATCGGCGAGCCGGAGGACGTCGCCGACGTGGTGGGCTTCCTGGCGGGCCCGCAGGGGCGCTGGGTGACCGGCCAGACCATCGATGTCTCCGGCGGTACCTACCTCGGACCGATCGCGGCCGGGTGATCACTGGGGCACTCTCATGGATCGTCTCGAGGAACTGCTCGCCAAGACTGGGCTGCGGTACTCACGCCACCTGGCCGAGGCTCCCGGAATCAAGCTGGGGTACCCGGGCTGGACCTAGGAACCCTGCTGGCCCGATTGCGGTACCTGCGGTACCCGAATGGATCACTTGCTGACCGTGGCGAGCTGGGAATTCGACGGAGAGTCCTTGTGGACCTGGCTGCCTGTGGAGTGCCGCACGGACGATGTCGTCGACAGGGCCTGGGGCGGGGACGCCCGCAACTCTGTCGGCCACTGCCTCGGCGACGCCGGCGGCGTATACATCCTCGAGTGCCGTACCTGCCCGGAGCACCCCGTCGGACACTGGTTCGACTGCTCCCGACTGGGGGACACCGACAGCCAGGCATCAAGCACTCAGCCGGGCCGTACCAGTGAGCGGCACGATCCCATCAGGAAAGCAAGCAGCTGAGCACTCTCGGAACTCACCAACACCGACTTCCCGCGGAGCTTCTGGCACACATTCCGTGAGGTCGATCAACGGATTCTGCCTTGGTGACCTTGCTTGATCTGGGACCGTGGTGCGGTGTCATGACCTCTTGGTGACCTTTTTCCGCATGTCAGCGCGTTACTGGTGGAGCACGTGTTCGTCGAGTGCGGGATGGTCCGCTTGCTGGTGAGAACCCCGCCGGTCGAGGTCGCTTGCCCCGCGTGTGCGGCGGTGTCCAGTCGGGTCCACCGCGTTACGAGAGGCGTCTTGAGGACACGCCAGTCGGTGATGGCCGACGGTGGCCGCTACGTGGATCGGGATCTCGAAGTGGACGGTCCCGTATCCGCCGTGCTCGCCCGTCGTCCGCGCGTCGCAGACTTCGTCGGCCATGCTGCGCCAGAAGGCTTCCGCGCCGGGGATGTCGACGTTCGTGTGCAGGTAGACGGTGTCGTAGCCGGGGACGCCCACGGCGAACTCGCAGGCGGCCCTGACCATGGCTCGGGCCAGTCCGTGCCTGCGGTGGTCCGGGCGTACGTACACCCGCAGGAGCTGGGCCGTGCGCCCTGACGGATAGCGGTCGGTGAGCCAGCGGGGGTGCGGGGGGTGGGCGGGGCCCCGGGAGTTGAGTGCGGTGGTGCCGACCACCTCTTCACCCAGGACGGCCACGACGAGGGTGTGGCGCGGGTGTGAGAGGTAGGTGCGCTGGATGTCGACGACGTCGTCGTGCCACTGGGGCACGTACCCGTAGTCGAACTCTCGGTAGAACGTGTCGAGCATGACGCTCCGCGCGCCGGGTACGTCCTCGGGCCTGGCGTGCCGTACTGCGTACGGCCCGATTTCTTGCCCCTGCGTCAGGTCTCTCATTGCTCGCTGGCTCCCTTCCGGCGCTCCGGTCTCGTGAGCGGCAGGCTACCGGAAATCTGACCTATTGGAAATGAAAACGATTTCAGGTAGCTTCCTCCTCGGTTCGGTGCGGACGCCTCCCGTCGGGCGGCCCGCTTCGCAGGTATGCCCCGCGGTCGCGGCGGCATTTCGAGAGGAAGTCCCTTGGCGCATCTGCTGGTTATCGAGAGCTGGGTGGGGTCGATGAGCAGACTGCTGCCCAGGGCGATCCGTGAAGGCGGACACGAGTTCACCTTCGTCACCCGCGACCTGCACCACTACCTGCGCGGGGCCGGATCCGACGGCCCACACCCGCTGCTCGCAGCGCGCAACATCATCACCGCGGATACCAACGACATCGACGAGCTGCTGCCCCACCTGGAACGGTTGCACGCGGTGCTCGCCTTCGACGGCGTGGTCTCCTCCTGCGACTACTACCTGCCGACCGTGGCCCGTACGGCCGAGCGGCTGGGCCTGTCCGGCCCGGTGGCCGAAGCGGTCGAGGCGGCCTGCCGCAAGGACCTGACCCGCCGGGTGCTGGCCGAGGCCGGAGTGCCGGGCCCCCGCTTCGCGCTCTGTGCGGACGAGGTGCAGGCCGCCGCCGCTGCCCGGGAGATCGGCTATCCGCTGGTGGTCAAGCCCGTGGACCTCTGTGCTGGGATGCTGGTCCGTGAGGTCCGAGACGAGCGGGAGCTGGAGCTCGCCTGTCGTGCCCTGGCCGAGTTCCCGGTCAACGCGCGTGGCCAGGACCGGATGCCCGTCGTCCTTCTCGAAGAGCTGCTCACCGGCCCCGAAGTCAGTGTCGAGACCGTCTCCTTCGGCGGTGGCACGAGCGTGGTCGGTGTCACGGACAAGAGCATCGGCGGTGCGCCGGCCTTCATCGAGACCGGTCACATGTTCCCGGCCGCGATCGCGCCAGGCTCGGAGCAAGAGGCCACCGACACGGCTGTGGCCGCCATCAAGGCCCTCGGCCTGGACCACGTCGTGTGCCACACCGAGATCAAACTGACCCCTGGGGGGCCCAAGGTTGTCGAGGTCAACCCCCGCCCGGCCGGCAACCGGATCACCGAACTCGTACGGCACGTCACGGGCATCGACTTGGCCGCAGCCTGCGTGGACGTCGCCCTCGGTCGTGCGCCCGACCTCACGCCGCGTCCGACCGGCGTCCACAGCGCCGCCATCGCCTTTCTGCTCCCCGACACCACCGGCACCCTCACCGCCATCGGGGGCGCCGACGAGGTCCGGGCGCAGCCCGGGGTGCTGGAGCTCACCCTGGCCGAGCCGGGTCGTGCCGTACGTGCCGCGACCAGCAACAACGAGTACCTCGGCCACATCATGACCGCTGACAC is part of the Streptomyces subrutilus genome and encodes:
- a CDS encoding SDR family oxidoreductase; this encodes MGELDGRTALVTGGSRGIGRAIALRLAAEGALVAVHYGGNGAAAEETVARIAEAGGRAFAVQARFGESGAVDRLFKKLIAGLADHGADGLDILVNNAGIHSVSPIGQLTEEEFERLLAINVSTPIFVVQRALPLLRDGGRIVNMGSAATRIAEPGQIGYTVTKAALAALGPSLANELGRRGITVNTVEPGVVLTDMIAPYAAVPEAVAALESITALGRIGEPEDVADVVGFLAGPQGRWVTGQTIDVSGGTYLGPIAAG
- a CDS encoding ATP-grasp domain-containing protein, whose protein sequence is MAHLLVIESWVGSMSRLLPRAIREGGHEFTFVTRDLHHYLRGAGSDGPHPLLAARNIITADTNDIDELLPHLERLHAVLAFDGVVSSCDYYLPTVARTAERLGLSGPVAEAVEAACRKDLTRRVLAEAGVPGPRFALCADEVQAAAAAREIGYPLVVKPVDLCAGMLVREVRDERELELACRALAEFPVNARGQDRMPVVLLEELLTGPEVSVETVSFGGGTSVVGVTDKSIGGAPAFIETGHMFPAAIAPGSEQEATDTAVAAIKALGLDHVVCHTEIKLTPGGPKVVEVNPRPAGNRITELVRHVTGIDLAAACVDVALGRAPDLTPRPTGVHSAAIAFLLPDTTGTLTAIGGADEVRAQPGVLELTLAEPGRAVRAATSNNEYLGHIMTADTRGRGARDVAERLIAHLRPAYEECSAELPSAVPA
- a CDS encoding peptidase inhibitor family I36 protein — its product is MPWPVQALTWSGSDRWAGCEPLQADPCRAVGTVAALSMAPVSPAHAADGYDRCPDGYYCMFSGIDGTGDMVMLRGNRPDLAALGMNGRAKSERSGPGLFSSATLPTR